The following coding sequences are from one Bufo bufo chromosome 2, aBufBuf1.1, whole genome shotgun sequence window:
- the MAD2L1 gene encoding mitotic spindle assembly checkpoint protein MAD2A isoform X1, with product MAAQLTKEGITLKGSAETVSEFFYFGINSILYQRGIYPSESFSRAQKYGLTLLVSTDPDLKNYLNTVVEQLKDWLYKCQVQKLVVVISSIDGNEVLERWQFDIECDKTVKDDSIVRDKSPKVIQEEIRSVIRQITATVTFLPLLETACAFDLLIYTDKDSEVPEKWEESGPQFVSNSEEVRLRSFTTTIHKVNSMVAYKKIDC from the exons ATGGCGGCTCAGTTGACCAAAGAAGGTATCACACTGAAGGGCAGCGCCGAGACCGTGTCCGAGTTCTTCT ATTTTGGCATCAATAGTATTTTATATCAGCGGGGGATTTATCCGTCAGAGTCTTTTTCTCGCGCACAGAAGTATGGCCTCACCCTGCTTGTCTCTACAGACCCAGATCTTAAGAACTACTTGAACACAGTGGTGGAGCAGCTGAAAG ATTGGCTGTACAAATGTCAGGTCCAGAAACTAGTGGTGGTGATTTCAAGCATCGACGGCAATGAAGTTCTTGAGCGCTGGCAGTTTGATATAGAATGTGATAAAACTGTGAAAGATGACAG CATTGTTAGAGACAAGTCTCCGaaagttattcaggaagaaatccGATCAGTCATCAGACAAATCACAGCCACAGTAACGTTTCTTCCACTGCTGGAGACTGCGT GTGCTTTTGACTTGCTGATCTATACAGATAAAGACTCGGAAGTGCCCGAGAAGTGGGAGGAATCTGGACCTCAGTTTGTTTCCAACTCTGAAGAAGTTCGGCTTCGCTCCTTCACCACTACAATCCATAAAGTCAACAGCATGGTGGCATATAAAAAAATAGACTGTTAA
- the MAD2L1 gene encoding mitotic spindle assembly checkpoint protein MAD2A isoform X2: MAAQLTKEDFGINSILYQRGIYPSESFSRAQKYGLTLLVSTDPDLKNYLNTVVEQLKDWLYKCQVQKLVVVISSIDGNEVLERWQFDIECDKTVKDDSIVRDKSPKVIQEEIRSVIRQITATVTFLPLLETACAFDLLIYTDKDSEVPEKWEESGPQFVSNSEEVRLRSFTTTIHKVNSMVAYKKIDC, translated from the exons ATGGCGGCTCAGTTGACCAAAGAAG ATTTTGGCATCAATAGTATTTTATATCAGCGGGGGATTTATCCGTCAGAGTCTTTTTCTCGCGCACAGAAGTATGGCCTCACCCTGCTTGTCTCTACAGACCCAGATCTTAAGAACTACTTGAACACAGTGGTGGAGCAGCTGAAAG ATTGGCTGTACAAATGTCAGGTCCAGAAACTAGTGGTGGTGATTTCAAGCATCGACGGCAATGAAGTTCTTGAGCGCTGGCAGTTTGATATAGAATGTGATAAAACTGTGAAAGATGACAG CATTGTTAGAGACAAGTCTCCGaaagttattcaggaagaaatccGATCAGTCATCAGACAAATCACAGCCACAGTAACGTTTCTTCCACTGCTGGAGACTGCGT GTGCTTTTGACTTGCTGATCTATACAGATAAAGACTCGGAAGTGCCCGAGAAGTGGGAGGAATCTGGACCTCAGTTTGTTTCCAACTCTGAAGAAGTTCGGCTTCGCTCCTTCACCACTACAATCCATAAAGTCAACAGCATGGTGGCATATAAAAAAATAGACTGTTAA